A single region of the Candidatus Marinarcus aquaticus genome encodes:
- the rfaE1 gene encoding D-glycero-beta-D-manno-heptose-7-phosphate kinase encodes MTNKVPNILVIGDLMIDHYLWGNCERISPEAPVQVVDVQKETTVLGGAGNVINNLVSLGANVCVYSVIGHDEVAKELRTKLDEVGAKSLLIEEPNRRTSKKSRIIASHSQVVRFDNESKNDIAPSSQALLLKELEENIISFDIVLLSDYGKGVLTNDLTKAVINCANRHDKKVLVDPKGNDYSKYFGAYFLTPNKKEAQEATNITINDEHSLKDALVKLQKVANLGVSVITLSEDGIAVLKEGEVTIKPTVAREVYDVTGAGDTVLASLGYALCLNKDIYDALEFANLAAGVVVGKLGSATVSLDEIEEYKSSLHKSSIELHIKTFDEIERLSLRLKAQNKKVVFTNGCFDILHKGHVSYLNVAKSFGDVLILGLNSDASVKRLKGESRPINCEGDRAYILSALECVDYVVIFDEDTPYELIAKIQPDVLVKGADYEGKEVVGSDIAKETKLVEFVDGRSTTNTINKINGVN; translated from the coding sequence ATGACAAATAAAGTGCCTAATATTTTAGTTATTGGTGATTTGATGATAGATCACTATTTGTGGGGAAATTGTGAACGTATTTCACCAGAAGCACCTGTACAAGTTGTGGATGTACAAAAAGAGACCACGGTGTTAGGTGGGGCTGGAAATGTGATTAATAACTTAGTCAGTCTGGGTGCCAATGTATGTGTGTACAGTGTAATTGGTCATGATGAAGTTGCAAAAGAGTTACGCACAAAGCTCGATGAAGTCGGTGCAAAGTCTCTTTTAATAGAAGAACCCAATCGACGCACCTCAAAAAAGAGTCGTATTATTGCCTCTCACTCACAAGTGGTACGGTTTGACAATGAGAGTAAAAATGACATTGCTCCAAGTTCACAAGCACTTCTTTTAAAAGAGTTAGAAGAGAATATTATCTCATTTGATATTGTATTGCTTTCAGATTATGGTAAAGGGGTGCTCACTAATGACTTAACCAAAGCCGTGATTAATTGTGCCAACAGACACGATAAAAAAGTGTTGGTTGACCCAAAAGGCAATGACTACAGTAAATATTTTGGCGCGTATTTTTTAACACCCAATAAAAAAGAGGCACAAGAGGCAACCAATATCACCATTAATGATGAACACTCTTTAAAAGATGCATTAGTCAAACTTCAAAAAGTAGCCAACTTAGGTGTATCAGTTATTACTTTAAGTGAAGATGGAATTGCCGTACTTAAAGAGGGTGAAGTTACGATTAAACCAACGGTTGCGCGAGAAGTGTATGATGTTACAGGTGCAGGTGATACGGTGTTGGCTTCTTTAGGATATGCCTTGTGTTTAAATAAAGATATTTATGACGCATTAGAGTTTGCAAACTTGGCTGCGGGAGTGGTGGTTGGGAAACTGGGAAGTGCAACCGTTTCATTGGATGAAATAGAGGAGTACAAATCAAGTTTGCATAAAAGCTCAATTGAACTGCACATTAAAACATTTGATGAAATAGAAAGACTCTCTTTGCGATTAAAAGCACAAAATAAGAAAGTGGTGTTTACCAATGGGTGTTTTGATATTTTACACAAAGGGCATGTGAGTTATCTCAATGTGGCAAAAAGTTTTGGAGATGTTTTAATCTTAGGATTAAACTCTGATGCGAGTGTGAAACGACTTAAAGGTGAAAGTCGACCTATTAACTGCGAAGGTGACCGAGCCTATATCTTAAGTGCTTTAGAGTGTGTTGATTATGTGGTCATCTTTGATGAAGACACCCCTTATGAACTCATTGCAAAAATACAACCAGATGTGTTAGTTAAAGGTGCAGATTATGAAGGCAAAGAGGTTGTTGGAAGCGATATTGCAAAAGAAACAAAACTTGTCGAGTTTGTGGATGGAAGAAGCACCACCAATACGATTAATAAAATCAATGGAGTAAATTGA
- a CDS encoding DedA family protein produces the protein MKTKLQKNSGKILTVVVSVFIIFLAYNLYHAPVEGLEEKFIYLLKTYGYIILFAWSMLEGEMGLIMAGLLSHTGDMNIYIAVFVAGLGGFAGDQVYFYIGRFNKAYVYKNFKGQRRKFALAHLLLQKYGWPIIFVQRYMYGMRTVIPISIGLTRYSGKTFAFINLISAWCWAAITIVPAWYFGEQILDVLHWIKEHWYLALPFAILIGGGILYYFNKVTKKKENIYNETNTF, from the coding sequence ATGAAAACAAAATTGCAAAAGAATTCAGGAAAAATCTTAACCGTTGTTGTGAGTGTGTTCATCATTTTTTTAGCCTACAACTTGTACCATGCACCAGTAGAAGGTCTTGAAGAAAAATTCATCTATTTACTTAAAACCTATGGCTATATTATTTTATTTGCTTGGAGCATGCTTGAAGGTGAAATGGGTCTTATCATGGCAGGTCTGCTTTCACACACAGGTGATATGAATATCTATATTGCTGTTTTTGTAGCAGGTTTAGGTGGGTTTGCTGGAGATCAAGTCTATTTTTATATTGGACGATTCAACAAAGCGTATGTCTATAAAAATTTTAAAGGGCAACGACGAAAATTTGCTTTGGCGCATTTGCTGCTTCAAAAATATGGTTGGCCCATTATTTTTGTTCAACGATACATGTATGGAATGAGAACGGTGATTCCTATTTCAATCGGTTTGACACGATATTCGGGGAAAACCTTTGCTTTTATTAATTTGATCAGTGCATGGTGTTGGGCGGCTATTACTATTGTGCCTGCATGGTATTTTGGTGAACAAATTTTAGATGTATTGCATTGGATTAAAGAGCATTGGTATTTGGCTCTGCCATTTGCCATTCTCATTGGAGGAGGTATTTTATACTACTTCAATAAAGTAACAAAAAAAAAGGAGAATATTTATAATGAAACTAACACTTTTTGA
- a CDS encoding leucyl aminopeptidase: MKLTLFDKNSKQNEYDIEIILVLNKDLEAKNIKDRALLKNLNFKGGDEEAVFLPESQRIYVGCEENSYECIAIAIATAVKKFQTTQFKTACVELLEDESESLKALVEGAILGAYTFKKYKSKKEKEVKQELVLLASKDLKKLSDIFNESVIIAESVNKTRDFVNTTPDDFYPKIMAKEAKKIAKENDLEIEVYGQKYLQKNKMNAMYSVGRASRHESKLIHLSYKPNNPKKKIVLIGKGLTYDSGGLSLKPSDFMVTMKSDKSGGCAVLGMLNAIAKLKLPIEVHGIVGAVENMIGGDAYKPDDVLKARNGKTIEIRNTDAEGRLVLADCLCYAQDTIKDIDYIFDYATLTGASVVGVGEYTTSIMGNNSKLKYKAVSSALQAGEYATSLPFNRFLRKAIKSEIADVCNVANTRYGGAITAGLFLDNFVYDENKEKWLHFDIAGPAFVEKAWGYNPHGASGAGIRMTIELLKAL; the protein is encoded by the coding sequence ATGAAACTAACACTTTTTGATAAAAACAGTAAACAAAATGAATATGATATAGAGATTATTTTGGTATTAAATAAAGATTTAGAAGCAAAAAATATAAAAGACAGAGCACTTTTAAAAAATTTAAACTTTAAAGGTGGTGATGAAGAAGCCGTATTTTTACCTGAATCGCAACGAATCTATGTTGGATGTGAAGAGAATTCATATGAATGTATTGCCATTGCGATTGCAACAGCAGTGAAAAAGTTCCAAACAACACAGTTTAAAACTGCATGCGTGGAACTGCTTGAAGATGAGTCTGAATCTTTAAAAGCATTGGTGGAAGGAGCCATTTTAGGAGCTTATACTTTTAAAAAGTATAAATCTAAAAAAGAGAAAGAAGTAAAACAAGAGCTTGTACTGCTCGCATCAAAAGATTTAAAGAAATTAAGTGACATCTTTAATGAGTCTGTGATTATTGCAGAATCAGTGAATAAAACGCGAGATTTTGTCAATACAACTCCTGATGATTTTTATCCTAAAATCATGGCCAAAGAAGCCAAAAAAATTGCCAAAGAGAATGATCTAGAGATTGAAGTGTATGGACAAAAATATCTTCAAAAAAATAAAATGAATGCCATGTACAGTGTAGGACGTGCTTCAAGACATGAATCTAAACTCATTCACTTAAGTTATAAACCAAACAATCCAAAGAAAAAAATTGTGCTCATAGGTAAAGGTTTAACGTATGACAGTGGTGGTCTTTCACTTAAACCAAGTGATTTTATGGTGACCATGAAGAGTGATAAATCAGGTGGTTGCGCCGTATTAGGAATGCTTAATGCCATTGCCAAACTGAAATTGCCAATTGAAGTTCATGGTATTGTGGGTGCCGTTGAAAACATGATTGGTGGTGATGCGTATAAACCAGATGATGTATTAAAAGCACGCAATGGCAAAACCATTGAGATAAGAAATACCGATGCAGAAGGCCGACTGGTACTTGCTGATTGTCTGTGTTATGCACAAGATACCATCAAAGATATTGATTATATTTTTGATTATGCCACACTTACAGGAGCAAGTGTGGTTGGCGTAGGTGAGTACACGACTTCAATCATGGGAAATAATTCTAAACTGAAATATAAAGCAGTCAGCAGTGCACTTCAAGCAGGTGAATATGCAACAAGTCTGCCCTTTAACCGATTTTTGCGAAAAGCGATTAAATCAGAAATTGCTGATGTGTGCAATGTTGCTAATACACGATATGGTGGAGCCATCACTGCGGGGCTTTTTTTAGATAATTTTGTTTATGATGAAAACAAAGAGAAGTGGCTACACTTTGATATTGCTGGGCCTGCATTTGTTGAAAAAGCGTGGGGGTATAACCCACATGGTGCAAGTGGTGCAGGTATTCGAATGACCATTGAATTGCTTAAAGCATTATAA
- a CDS encoding adenine phosphoribosyltransferase yields the protein MSIVLSESEKKIIIDSIRDIKDFPKPGIVFKDITTLLNNKEAFALLMNHLEERYRSYDLDYVAGIDSRGFIFGAALADRLGIGFVPVRKKGKLPGTTICEKYELEYGFDEVEIHIDAFNNNHEARVLLIDDLIATGGTAVAASKLVCDTKSKLVEVCFLLNLEFLKGKQRVEEVAPVYSILDI from the coding sequence ATGAGCATTGTATTAAGTGAGAGTGAAAAAAAGATTATAATAGATTCAATCAGAGATATTAAAGATTTTCCAAAACCGGGTATTGTGTTTAAAGATATTACAACACTGTTGAACAATAAAGAAGCATTTGCTCTTTTAATGAATCATTTAGAAGAACGATACAGAAGTTATGATTTAGATTATGTTGCGGGGATTGATTCTCGTGGATTTATTTTTGGAGCAGCACTTGCAGACAGATTGGGCATTGGTTTTGTTCCTGTTAGAAAAAAAGGGAAACTTCCTGGTACAACCATTTGTGAAAAATATGAGTTAGAGTATGGTTTTGATGAGGTAGAAATCCACATCGATGCGTTTAATAACAACCATGAAGCCAGAGTGCTTTTAATTGATGATCTCATTGCAACAGGTGGAACAGCTGTGGCTGCGTCAAAACTTGTTTGTGACACCAAATCAAAACTGGTTGAAGTCTGCTTTTTATTGAACTTAGAGTTTTTAAAAGGGAAGCAACGTGTTGAAGAGGTTGCTCCTGTTTATTCAATTTTAGATATTTAA
- the trpB gene encoding tryptophan synthase subunit beta, whose translation MQNTNQYYVPKPSQFDPKEGHFGIFGGRYVPETLMPALLELEKEYEKYRFDTAFWKEVDELLKDYVGRENPLYFAKNISEEVGAKVYLKREDLNHTGAHKVNNTIAQAMLAKKMGKTKVIAETGAGQHGVATATVAALLGLECTVFMGAKDVQRQELNVFRMKLLGAKVVPVENGSKTLKDAMNEAIRYWVTNARDTFYIIGTVAGPHPYPMMVRDFQAIIGWEARRQFLTKENQLPDYVVACIGGGSNAIGMFSHFLEDKEVTCVGIEAGGLGLDTNKHGCSLEKGTPGVLHGQMSYLLQDEDGQVLEAHSMSAGLDYPGIGPEHSFHKDNKNVQYDSITDQEALDAFVWMSQKEGIIPAFESAHAVAYLKKVQEKFKGKSVIICLSGRGDKDMVQAKDLLKFD comes from the coding sequence ATGCAAAATACAAACCAATATTATGTTCCTAAGCCAAGTCAGTTTGATCCCAAAGAGGGTCATTTTGGTATATTTGGAGGGCGATATGTTCCAGAAACATTGATGCCAGCACTTTTAGAGTTAGAAAAAGAGTATGAGAAATATCGATTTGATACTGCCTTTTGGAAAGAGGTGGATGAACTTTTAAAAGATTATGTGGGACGAGAAAACCCTCTGTATTTTGCAAAAAATATCAGTGAAGAAGTCGGTGCAAAAGTCTATTTAAAACGAGAAGATTTAAACCACACAGGCGCACATAAAGTAAATAATACCATTGCACAAGCGATGTTGGCAAAGAAAATGGGAAAAACCAAAGTCATTGCTGAAACAGGGGCAGGGCAACATGGTGTTGCTACTGCAACCGTAGCAGCACTTTTGGGCTTAGAGTGTACGGTGTTTATGGGTGCTAAAGATGTACAACGGCAAGAGTTGAATGTGTTTAGAATGAAGCTTCTGGGTGCCAAAGTAGTACCCGTTGAAAATGGAAGTAAAACACTCAAAGATGCCATGAACGAAGCGATACGATATTGGGTGACCAATGCAAGAGACACGTTTTACATCATCGGTACAGTTGCAGGTCCTCATCCATACCCTATGATGGTTCGAGATTTTCAAGCCATTATTGGATGGGAAGCAAGGCGACAATTCTTAACCAAAGAGAACCAACTTCCAGATTATGTGGTTGCGTGTATTGGTGGTGGAAGCAATGCCATTGGTATGTTTTCTCACTTTTTAGAAGATAAAGAGGTGACCTGTGTGGGAATTGAAGCAGGTGGGTTAGGGTTAGATACCAATAAACATGGATGTTCACTTGAAAAAGGAACCCCTGGTGTGTTGCATGGTCAAATGAGTTATTTGCTGCAAGATGAAGATGGACAAGTATTAGAAGCACACAGTATGAGTGCAGGGTTGGATTATCCAGGTATTGGACCTGAACACAGTTTTCATAAAGATAACAAAAACGTCCAGTATGACTCTATTACTGACCAAGAAGCCTTGGATGCTTTTGTGTGGATGAGTCAAAAAGAGGGAATTATTCCCGCTTTTGAGAGTGCCCATGCGGTGGCATATTTAAAAAAAGTACAAGAAAAATTCAAAGGTAAATCGGTCATTATTTGTCTTTCGGGTCGCGGTGATAAAGACATGGTTCAAGCCAAAGATTTACTTAAGTTTGATTGA
- the gmhA gene encoding D-sedoheptulose 7-phosphate isomerase, protein MNKTIQNEFESHLETIKTVIQTMQEPLQQASQLIVDTLKNGNKILLCGNGGSAADAQHIAAELTGRYKSERRGLPGIALTTDTSALTAIGNDYGYDRVFDRQLEALAVKGDLLIGISTSGNSGNVINALKLAKEIGCKTVGLSGRDGGAMNEVCDVNLVVPSNNTPRIQEMHILFGHTICQIIDDSFEGE, encoded by the coding sequence ATGAACAAAACGATACAAAATGAATTTGAATCACATTTAGAGACAATTAAAACGGTGATACAAACCATGCAAGAACCATTGCAACAAGCATCACAACTTATTGTGGATACTTTAAAAAACGGAAATAAAATTTTATTATGTGGTAATGGTGGCAGTGCAGCAGATGCACAACATATTGCGGCAGAACTGACAGGACGATATAAAAGTGAACGACGGGGACTTCCTGGTATTGCCCTTACTACAGACACCAGTGCATTAACGGCTATTGGAAACGATTATGGATATGACAGAGTATTTGATCGACAGCTTGAAGCACTGGCAGTTAAAGGGGATTTACTCATTGGTATCAGCACCAGTGGAAACAGTGGAAATGTAATCAATGCCTTGAAATTGGCCAAAGAGATAGGGTGTAAAACTGTCGGTTTAAGTGGTCGAGATGGTGGAGCAATGAATGAAGTGTGTGATGTAAACTTGGTCGTGCCATCAAATAATACACCAAGAATTCAAGAGATGCATATTTTGTTTGGGCATACCATTTGCCAAATTATTGATGACAGTTTTGAGGGAGAGTAA
- a CDS encoding response regulator, translated as MFSVAFLKELTLLVVEDSINDREIMCSFLRKMFKEVYEASDGEEALELYNTHASKIDIIISDINMPVMDGIEFLKRLRQINPLLPFVFMTAKTESEHIIEAINQNANYYILKPINTKLLLEKLLSICEHKYYEIRLKQKQEEVQKYLDAVDNVAIIYKMYANGNITYMNKSMLDIIKCTPEEAETLNFNDIIHPNIPQKYIDETWEKLIAGETWKGNTKFVDKNKVIFYLNSTIFKIQESAKEDEYISISFLTTQENIKNRDFKKKVIQNIQDFNKKEYEYKTHIEKLEKLLTEAQQFTASYPQKFETEKRRALEKDRQLHHYEQQMQNFVEKYENLLKQKQEEIQKHIVFRHEQTKKMDKLYYEKETLKKEKQVLKQEILKLENISKQRELKIKDLKEVLQLEEDYKNLKK; from the coding sequence ATGTTCAGTGTTGCATTTTTAAAAGAGTTAACTCTTCTAGTCGTTGAAGACTCCATTAATGATAGAGAAATTATGTGTTCGTTTTTACGAAAAATGTTCAAAGAGGTCTACGAAGCTTCTGATGGAGAAGAGGCTCTTGAACTTTACAATACACATGCATCAAAAATCGATATCATTATTTCAGATATTAATATGCCCGTTATGGATGGCATTGAGTTTTTAAAACGACTTCGACAAATCAACCCTTTGTTACCCTTTGTTTTTATGACTGCAAAAACAGAGTCTGAACATATCATTGAAGCGATTAATCAAAATGCAAACTACTATATTTTAAAACCCATTAACACCAAACTTTTACTTGAAAAACTCTTAAGTATTTGTGAACATAAATATTATGAAATACGACTCAAACAAAAACAAGAAGAGGTCCAAAAATATTTGGATGCTGTGGATAACGTTGCCATCATTTATAAAATGTATGCAAATGGAAACATCACCTATATGAATAAAAGTATGTTAGATATCATAAAATGTACTCCTGAAGAGGCTGAAACACTCAATTTTAACGACATTATCCATCCCAATATCCCTCAAAAATATATCGATGAAACCTGGGAAAAACTCATTGCAGGAGAGACATGGAAAGGAAACACTAAATTTGTAGATAAAAACAAAGTGATATTTTATTTAAACAGCACCATTTTTAAAATACAAGAGTCAGCAAAAGAGGATGAATATATCAGTATCTCTTTTTTAACCACCCAAGAAAACATCAAAAACAGAGATTTTAAAAAGAAAGTGATCCAAAATATTCAAGATTTCAATAAAAAAGAGTATGAGTATAAAACACATATAGAAAAGCTTGAAAAACTGCTTACTGAAGCTCAACAGTTTACAGCATCTTATCCTCAAAAATTTGAAACAGAAAAACGGCGTGCATTAGAAAAAGATCGTCAACTTCATCACTACGAACAGCAGATGCAAAACTTTGTAGAGAAATATGAAAATTTACTTAAACAAAAACAAGAAGAGATACAAAAACATATTGTTTTTCGACATGAACAAACAAAAAAGATGGACAAACTCTATTATGAAAAAGAGACATTAAAAAAAGAGAAACAAGTGCTCAAACAAGAAATTCTAAAACTTGAAAATATCAGTAAACAAAGAGAACTTAAAATCAAAGATTTAAAAGAAGTACTGCAATTAGAAGAGGATTACAAAAATCTTAAAAAATAA
- a CDS encoding response regulator: protein MLDAKLIIVEDEETLLNRLMTILKREIKEVEGFSSPKALLQSESYKNAHFILTDINMPEISGVELLKQVKKANQSIICIIASAFSDPQYFQEAIETKVDKFLIKPINTEELIAELKERFALKQEQDENKQLLEEYKAIIDDNNCVYKLSLDGTITYINEKFLTLCGYTKEEVLGQPYTIIGSKENQSAYESIWKNLLEKKSWSGVIAHEKKDGSTFYTQTNIYPLWDYQGKIKEVISIKTDITKIRQMQSELDTKERLSLMQSKMATMGEMLANIAHQWRQPLNTITMCSTSIQVSNEMNMLQIDDEFTHMINSINDAAEYMNQTITDFQNYFKPNKNKTCFYVENVFEKAYKLLSVQMTSNTIRLIKNIEKVQLCSYENELLQVLVNILKNALDQLHHINMQRYIFVDVFQDKEGCVLIKIKDNAGGIDNTIIEKIFDAYFTTKEADKGTGLGLHMSKDIVQKHLHGELNVKNIEFVYEHDACKGAEFTLKLKSIEEESP, encoded by the coding sequence ATGCTTGATGCTAAATTAATTATAGTTGAAGATGAAGAGACATTACTCAACCGATTGATGACTATTTTAAAACGTGAAATAAAAGAGGTTGAAGGCTTCAGTTCACCTAAAGCACTCTTGCAAAGTGAATCATATAAAAATGCACATTTTATTTTAACCGATATTAATATGCCCGAAATAAGTGGTGTTGAACTGCTTAAGCAGGTTAAAAAAGCCAATCAAAGTATCATCTGTATTATTGCTTCTGCGTTCAGTGATCCTCAATATTTTCAAGAAGCGATTGAAACAAAAGTGGATAAGTTTTTAATTAAACCCATTAACACTGAAGAGTTAATTGCAGAACTTAAAGAACGATTTGCTTTAAAACAAGAGCAAGATGAAAACAAACAGTTACTCGAAGAGTATAAAGCCATTATTGATGATAATAACTGTGTTTATAAACTCAGTTTGGATGGAACCATTACGTATATCAATGAGAAGTTTTTAACACTTTGTGGTTATACAAAAGAGGAAGTTTTAGGGCAACCTTATACTATAATTGGATCCAAAGAGAATCAAAGTGCGTATGAAAGTATTTGGAAAAATCTGTTAGAAAAAAAGAGTTGGAGTGGGGTTATTGCCCATGAGAAAAAAGACGGGAGCACCTTTTATACTCAAACCAATATCTACCCACTGTGGGATTATCAAGGCAAAATCAAAGAGGTGATTTCAATCAAAACCGATATCACAAAAATACGACAAATGCAATCTGAATTGGACACCAAAGAGCGATTGTCCTTAATGCAATCAAAAATGGCAACAATGGGAGAGATGTTGGCCAATATTGCGCATCAATGGAGACAACCTTTAAACACCATAACCATGTGTTCTACAAGTATTCAAGTGAGCAATGAAATGAATATGTTGCAAATAGATGATGAGTTTACACATATGATTAACAGTATTAATGATGCCGCTGAGTATATGAATCAAACCATCACTGATTTTCAAAACTATTTTAAACCCAATAAAAACAAAACTTGTTTTTATGTGGAAAATGTCTTTGAAAAAGCGTATAAGCTTTTGAGTGTTCAGATGACATCCAACACAATTCGTTTGATTAAAAACATTGAAAAAGTCCAATTGTGTTCATATGAGAATGAATTGTTACAAGTATTGGTCAATATATTAAAAAATGCATTGGATCAACTGCACCATATTAACATGCAACGTTACATTTTTGTGGATGTGTTTCAAGATAAAGAAGGATGTGTGTTGATTAAAATAAAAGACAATGCAGGTGGAATAGATAATACCATTATTGAGAAGATTTTTGATGCCTATTTTACGACCAAAGAGGCGGATAAAGGTACCGGATTGGGACTTCATATGTCCAAAGATATTGTGCAAAAACATCTGCATGGAGAGCTCAATGTTAAAAACATAGAGTTTGTGTATGAACATGATGCTTGTAAAGGGGCAGAGTTTACGCTTAAACTGAAATCCATTGAAGAAGAAAGTCCTTAG